Genomic DNA from Candidatus Margulisiibacteriota bacterium:
GAGCAGGTGCAGGTATTTGTGAACGCCGCGCTGAACGCCAGAGCGGAAGCCATGAATCTACAGCGGCAATGGTGGAATGAAATATTCGCCAAGTATCCACAGTTGCCGAAAGACAAAAATGTCTTTGTGGATTTTGACACGTGTGACTTTTACCTGAACTTAACAAGCGATAGCGAAGTTAAGTGAGTCGAACTTCACAAGCGCCACAGGCGCGACGTGAAGAGAGACCCACAAGCATACGAAGTATGCGCCGTGTGAGCCAGCCGCTGGCCCGGTCAGCCAGCGGCACTTCTGCGGCAACTTGAGGTTGCACGCAGTCGCAAGGCCGCGCAGCGCGACGTTCTAGTGCGGATAGGGCAGTAAAAAAAATACTTACTAGCTCCTTTTTATCCGCCGAATATCTTTTTGGATCTGTTTTTGCAGAGCGGGCAGGTCTTTAAATTTGATGATCGGCCGCAAATATTCCTGCAAAAATAAAGTGGCTTTCTGGCCGTAAAGATCGCCGCTGAAATCCGGCAAATGCGCTTCGATGGCGTTATTGCCGATAAATATCGCGGCAGTGTGAAGTTTGTTTTGGACGCTGGCTTCGCCGCGGTACACGCCGTCGCGGGGCACGAGTTTTTGCGGACAATCCAGCCGGAGATTGATCGTCGGCGCGCCCAGCCGGCGGCCGAGCCGTTTGCCACGGACTACTTTGCCGCTGAGCTGATAATCGCGTCCCAGCAGTTTATTGGCCTCTGCGATTTTGCCGTCAGACAAATAGGCGCGTATCGTCGAGCTGCGGACGGCGGTTTTTTGGTAAACATATTCAGGAATTTCCGTAACCGTGATTTTGTATTTTCGGCCTAATTTTTTAAGCAAAGCAAGGTTGCCTTGCCGCTGCCAGCCGAAATGAAAATCGTGTCCGACAATAATTTCTGTGGGTTTATATTTTTTCTGGAGCCAGATAATAAATTTTTCCGGTGTGAGACGGGCGTGGCGTGGCGTAAATTTAAATTCCGCCAGATTGCCGAGCAGGTCTCTTTTTTCCGCGGGCGTGGTCAGCAGCTCAATGTCCGGGTTGGGATGCGGCGTGATGGTCAAAACCAGATGCGCTTTTTCAATGACCTTTTGGTGGCCGCGGTGCACGCCGTCAAAAACGCCGATAGCTATTTTCATTGGCGGCTGCCCCGCGGAATGATGCAGTCCGCGCTCAATTTATACACGCCGATCCTGGTTCTGATTAATTTAGACATATATGCGCCGGTGCCCATTTTTGCGCCGATATTGTAACACAGGACACGGATGTATGTGCCTTTGGAACAAACGATGCGCAGTCTGGCTTTGTCTGGCGGCAGGAAATCGAGCAGGGCCAATTCTTTGATCTCAATTTCTTTAGCCGGCCGTTCCACTTCAAGGCCTTGTCGCGCCAGTTCATACAGTTTTTGGCCGCGCACCTTGACCGCGGAATACATCGGCGGTGTCTGCTTTTGTTTGCCGATAAAACTGTTTAAAATTGGCTGCAGTTTGTTTTTTTCTATGCTGACATTTTGCCTTGCTAATATTTTTCCCTCGCTGTCGCCGCTGTCCGTGACTATGCCGAAAGTTATTTCGCAGAGGTATTCTTTTTCCTGGCCGGTCAGCTGTTCTAATTGTTTGGTGTATTCCCGTCCGACAGCGACCAGCAATAATCCTTCCGCGGCCGGATCGAGCGTGCCGGCATGGCCAACTTTGCGCGTGGCGCAGCGGCGCTTGACCCAGTTTACCACGTCATAAGAAGTCCAGCCGGGCGGTTTATGAAAAGAATAAATCCCGTTCTCAAAAAACATTTTTATATTATACAGTATCTACTTGACAGACCAGCATTTTTCGTATTACAATAAATATATGGATTATGAGTGGGACGCCAAGAAAAATCTGGCAAATGTTGGAAAACATGGGTTTGATTTTCGATTGGCCGCGGAAGTGTTTGAAAGCAATACAATAACTATTGAGGATATGCGCAAAGATTATGGAGAAAAAAGATTAAATACTTTTGGTCTGTGGAACAGCAATATAGTTGTGGTTATAACTCATACGAACAGACACGGAATTATCAGAATAATTTCGTTCAGGCGGGCAAATAAAAAAG
This window encodes:
- the ribF gene encoding riboflavin biosynthesis protein RibF, yielding MKIAIGVFDGVHRGHQKVIEKAHLVLTITPHPNPDIELLTTPAEKRDLLGNLAEFKFTPRHARLTPEKFIIWLQKKYKPTEIIVGHDFHFGWQRQGNLALLKKLGRKYKITVTEIPEYVYQKTAVRSSTIRAYLSDGKIAEANKLLGRDYQLSGKVVRGKRLGRRLGAPTINLRLDCPQKLVPRDGVYRGEASVQNKLHTAAIFIGNNAIEAHLPDFSGDLYGQKATLFLQEYLRPIIKFKDLPALQKQIQKDIRRIKRS
- the truB gene encoding tRNA pseudouridine(55) synthase TruB, yielding MFFENGIYSFHKPPGWTSYDVVNWVKRRCATRKVGHAGTLDPAAEGLLLVAVGREYTKQLEQLTGQEKEYLCEITFGIVTDSGDSEGKILARQNVSIEKNKLQPILNSFIGKQKQTPPMYSAVKVRGQKLYELARQGLEVERPAKEIEIKELALLDFLPPDKARLRIVCSKGTYIRVLCYNIGAKMGTGAYMSKLIRTRIGVYKLSADCIIPRGSRQ
- a CDS encoding BrnT family toxin, with product MDYEWDAKKNLANVGKHGFDFRLAAEVFESNTITIEDMRKDYGEKRLNTFGLWNSNIVVVITHTNRHGIIRIISFRRANKKERNIYYEYYKNE